Within the Asterias amurensis chromosome 15, ASM3211899v1 genome, the region GAGTTGGGAGGGGGTACTTCCACCGAAGTGCCTCTTCTTGCACATGCTGTGTGATTATTCACACGTTGTCAAGCAGGCAGACGTACGTGACGTTGAGATACTTTACAACTCGTGGACAGGGATCCGATCCATACCAATCGATGTTCGGGGTGAAGTTGCATTGTCGTTTCCCCTGGCACTCGCTCTGCACTTTCTCAAGCGATGCGGTTTCATCCCCGTCACAGGGGCCTGCATAGCCGGCGACGAAACAACGATGTGTACTGTCAGCAACGAAACCGTAGAGGGCCCACTTTACACTGATGATCTCATCGTCTCCACAGTTGATAGCGAAGTTAATGAACTCACATACAAGCTTTTGAACTGCGTTTAAATAAGAAAACACAAAGTGTTTAGGTGAAAAAAAGTGTAACTTTAAACCGTCAAACCCAAACGGTCACAGAGGGTTGTGAATCATCTCGATGATCTCATCTTGCTACTTCTCTAATATTTAATACCCCACGctatcattttcaaaatgatgtgtccccccccccccccccgcttgCCACTCGAAGCCAGAGAGCAGCACGTAAAAACGGTGACCCTTGTAGGCGTGTCATTCTAGCAAGAATATGGTCATTGTATGCACTGTTGCATCAAAAGAAATGCTTGCCGAAAAGTAGCGACCATTGCTCattttcacatttcagcccgacTTCCCATGTTGCGCCTTCGGCACTCCATAATCTAACCCAATAATCATTTTCTGCAAAGGGTTTTACTTACTAGTGACTGCCGTTGGTTTATTCTTCTTGTCTTTACGGCAAGTTGCTCTAAAGGCCGACATTGTTTGCTGTCTGAGTAGATGACCATCTTGGCCAGCATCCACCGACATCATCACGCTGCAGGATTCACTGTTTACAACTTGTAAGAAACCGACTGCCAAAGCAAGAAGAATGAGTGCGCGTAGGGTGTACATTGCTTCGCCCGCCATGGCTCACAATGTTATTTTTCTCGTTAAGCACATCGTTTATAACCGAAAGCGATGCAGCGATGCATTAAATTAGCCTTTTTATTATAAACAGCACCGCACTAAATAATAGAGGTTGATTTTCACGACAACAAGCACAAGATATCTGGATTATTTATATGGAGTACTCTAATGCTAGAATATTAAAATAAGTAAATCCACAAATAATCTGTGGTCTGACGCTTCGAAAGCTGCCGTTGCCCGCATTAGGACTATTGACATTGTTTAGGAGAATGttcgagaaagtgtagattcgtggatagaatgtacgagccaaAGGCATTGTAGACAATGtatttacgaatctacactttagagtctattctctgactgaAAATATTTCACCCAATCTTTTTACTTTTGTCAAACGACGTTTGGGCACACTtataactatttaaaaaaaaataactacaaGCATATTATACAGTGTGCTTGCAACTTTATCGAGTACAATGTTAAGCCTTTGTTGTTTACTAAAGTATATTGTTtaacttaaaatattatttaggGACATTGAAATATAACATGTTTTCACCTAAAATGTTCACATCATGTTATTTTTGGAAAGACAGTCATTTCCAAGTTTAACCATCACTATGGTTTGTACACTCAGCTAtttacagttgagtgtagattcgttACGAATATACAGTAAGGGATTCtgtgccccctcccccc harbors:
- the LOC139948373 gene encoding D-galactoside-specific lectin-like, producing the protein MAGEAMYTLRALILLALAVGFLQVVNSESCSVMMSVDAGQDGHLLRQQTMSAFRATCRKDKKNKPTAVTIQKLVCEFINFAINCGDDEIISVKWALYGFVADSTHRCFVAGYAGPCDGDETASLEKVQSECQGKRQCNFTPNIDWYGSDPCPRVVKYLNVTYVCLLDNV